The following is a genomic window from Asterias rubens unplaced genomic scaffold, eAstRub1.3, whole genome shotgun sequence.
TTGACAAAATAATGGAAGTTTACGATAttatgttaaaaaaagaaaagaagaaaaaagccaGTCGAAAAATtaagattgtttttatttattaatatgcAAGTACATAGGACTGccacccccccctcccaaaaaaaaggaagtaacatcaacaaataaaaaaaaattagtaaaaaacgaacaaattaaaaaatcaatcaacatCCTTGTATTGAATATAGGTGAAACATTGATCAAATACGGAGACATTTCACACTTATCATTTTTTCTATTTACTTCGGATCTTTTGACAAAATTACAGTTTCacagaataaaacaattttgttgaacATCACTTTTCGTAAATCATGTAATAAAGATTTACACattatttgctttttcttttttaaggttTCACCCTATTTTATAACTCGAATGAGGGCACAGTGAAAATTGACGGATTGAATGCTAATAACGGCAAATGCATCCAACTGGAAGTTAAACGCGAAGGCATCCCAGGTTGGGCTTCTTGCGGAGACTGCATCGAAACTAACGGCACTTTTACGCTATCATATTGGTGTCTACAAACTCGAAAACGAAGAAGACGGGCTATCGGAGACGTGGAGACGGTGCGTGCCAGACTTTGTCAAATGAATGGACAGTTACTTTGCAGTGATTTTATTAGCGTGAAGGAGCATGGTAAGTTGAAGTGGATGACGTAAGTGCACGATGACAACCATAGCTTGTGTTAGAGGAATGAATATAGCTGATTTATTTTAGTGTGAAAAGAGAAATGCACGACTCAACTTGGCGATGGTCGCTTTTTAGTGACAGTCATAGAAGAATGCCATGCACGGGGTATACCGAGAAACACTTGCTCTATGCTTAGCATGAGACAGGCGATAGACCATTATTTGCTTCCTGGTGCATATTGCACATTACAAAACCCAAATGCAAAAAAGGCGGTCTTAAGTTAAATCACAAAAACTTATAATAGCTAACAGTAATTGCCGATGGGTGAAAACACCCAAGGCAAACATTGCAAAATGCttattaaaaaaaccaaaaaaacaataacaacagaaGTCTCATTTTGAAATTATACTTTTTGACACTCGTGTAAAACCGAGCAAAGCATCAGCAGGATACGATATAGGGAGTTGTGCGAGGCATCTTTTCTGATTGTTTGTATTCTTTCTTCATCCTTTGAATTCCAGTAGACCTTTCTGCATCGTCAGTTACCGGTATCGCTGTTGGTGTAACCGTCGGGATGGTTTCAATAGCTGTTGTAATGTTCTTGCTTGGAATGTTTTTTGGCagaaaattcaaaaataaaaatggtaagAGACGGTGTGTTTCCATAATTGAATCAAGTGCTtattacactgcaaaaactcGGGTGTCAAAATAGTCACATACCCAGGAGAGAATAACATCAGAGAGTGTTGAAAACACACCAAAGTAATTGTGTTGGCATACATAAATTTAcgtttttactttttgttcgaATCGATAtatcagttcagttcagttcagttctgttcagttcagttcagttctgttcagttcagtacaacatttattttcaatagTGACAACACCTATAGTTAGTTTTAACATCCCAGTTTTAACCGGGCATCCTGTTAACGGGGAAAATCGAATTCTTGTGACTTTTCCCACttctcttttctttcttttttcaggTCGAGAAAAAGAGAAACCGACATTGCAAAGGTGATCTTCGCTAGTTTGTTATCTTTGTTTTGAAACGTTTTGTTTGTTGAGTTGTTTGTCGGGGTGTTTGCGTGTATTTTTTGcttctgtttctcacaatagttTTCGATTAAACTTAATAGTCGCATTCATAAAGCACTTTTTAGCAAACTTTACATGtagtaacatacatgtacgtatgttttatatagcactggacacatttagtAATAATTGTCAATGACTCTTGCCAGTATGctcttggtgtattccaacatgtgcatgaaataacacatctgtgacagtttaggctcaattggtctttgaagttgcacaagtgaataaaagaaaaacacacttgttgccgggtttgtgtgctttcagatccctGAGAAAAAACTGGGCCCGATAGTCTTTCTCGGGTTCAAATTAGCGAGAAACTACATAtctatttctcgaaaactacgttgcttcattagagggagccatttctcacaagttttatactacaaacggctctacattgctcgttaccaagtaggtttgaattaaaatatgtattttgagtaattaccaactaaTGTCTATGAGAGATTTTAATGAGTAAAGGGCAAGTcacacattctattggttgaattgctccacgcttatgcaaccaatcgagggcgggcgtgcatttttatcgttctcgatgtcctcgttatcggggcctgtgatGAGACCGGACGTTATAAAAAGACTACTGCGTAATGACGAAGAGGGAAATTAGTTCAATGGAATGGTTCAGCTACAACGTAAAGCATGTTGGGCAAAGCGAATAATAGGGGTCAAcgggaagttgaaactttgaaCTGTAAAAATGACCAACTTTTCGAAAATAATTAAACTTTCAAAAgactctgcctttaaaggaacacgttgccttggatcgacgagttggtcttttaaaagcgttctgtaaccgtttgttatacaatgcatatgggtagaaagatgtaaaagtataatacaatgatctacacaaaaatgcctcgaaattgcgtggtttttcttttacctcgtcgactaacacggtcggccatttatgggagtcaaacttttgactcccataaaattatggccgaccgtgttagttcgcgtggatcattataatctacttttaaaatatgcatttcataacaaacgttttaaaccgctttttatagaccaactcgtccaatccaaggcaacgtgttcctttaactattaaATAAGTTGATTATCTAAATAATCTAAGTTGTGTATGATCACTTTGGATAAAGTTCTTCCATCCATGATCTCTTTATTAGAAAACAACGAAGCATAGAGAATAAACAAAAGGAGTTTGGAGGAACGTCTGTCTACCAAGATGTTACAGGTGCCGATAAAAACCAATCTGACCAGGGTTTATGTGCTGTCGAACTCTGTAAGAGGCACCATAAGTTACaggaacatttaaaaatatagcGAAATAATGCCTCGCTAAGTGTCCGATGATTTTATGTTCCccacacattttgtgcatatCTTCTTGTTACTTTTATACCGGTATTTGTGCAAAAAAGCATGAAACcctcaaaatgtgttttgcatAGGTGGAATTcactcgtccccagcgccttgccataaccaaaggcgctgggatgggcaaacgtatcaagcACGCTCATATCCCAAAATGCTCAGTCCCACCATGTATCATGGTCACACTGCTATATGCACTGCACGCATGACTTACTTCCTGGTCAAGAATATGCCCTAGCTGATAAGCCCTTCCCATCGGTCCTGGATAGCCTGGCCGCTGAGGCCGAGCGAATCGGTGGAAAGCCCAACTGTGCAGACTATAACCACGAAGACAGTCTGAAACCCAAATTCATACCAAAGCAAAATTGAATGCACAACATTAAGCATTTGAAAAACTTACATAAGGAATGATTAATAATATTcaagtcaaatttgttttcttctaagaAATGGCCATTGTTGAATCAACCGATCCTGACCAAGCAACAGACAGGACATACGCGAATGTCTTATTCAAGGACAAGGCTTTCCCACGTGACATGCTGAAGATTATAAAGGAGCTTGGACACGGTGCCTTTGGTCAGGTGTTTCTGGCTGAAGCAAATGGAATCCTTAAGAAGTCGAAAGCGACATTAGTCGCCGTCAAGACACTCAAAGGTAGGCATCGTTGTTCACCTTTACTTTAAGAAATGTTACTCGTATtctaattaaatttattttctcatgtttgtataattatttcaatCAATCATTTGGACGCAGCTGCGCAAAACCTGCCTGCGCTTGATGCTTACGCAGGTGTTGAAACTTTCAAGCAACGGTTGTCACATACAAACCACTACAGCAACATAAGTTTTCATTTCTTAAATGAGCCCAGGGTAAATAATCTTGAACTAAAtggattgttttaattttagcaTAACATTCTTAACAAAAGGTATGTTGCAATTAAAATGGTTTCATTTATATTATGTTGTTTTCATCGTGTCTGCAGAGGGGGCAAGTCCGATCGACAAAAAAGACATGATGCAAGAGTTGGATCTCATGAAGAAGTTACCAGGCCACTACAATGTCATTAAGCTTCTTGGATTTGATGTTGAGCTAGGTATTTTTGATATAATTATATTGTACGTCTCGAACCGAATCTCACAACCCCAGATTGTTACTTGCAACTATATTTTGGTCAGTGTCACCAAGCAACTTGTCGATCGAGTTTGAAACTTGAGTGTTTTATTGTTTGACGTTTCACACACTCAAAGTGTATGGTAAAATTAGTTGTTAATACACCGGTCAGttgaaattcaattttgttcttGAGGGTAGGCCGTTTACATTGCCGTCATAATATCCCGCCTTTTCAGATCCCCCTTACATCATTGTTGAGTATCTATCTCGAGGAAACCTGAAAGACCTACTAAAAGACAGTCGCAGTAAAGGAGGACGTGTCTATGGAAACCTACACGGCGTCAGTAAATCACTTACATCCGGGAACCTCGTGAAGTTTGCTACTGATATAGCAGACGGAATGCAGTTTATATCATCACATAAGGTAACGCTAGCAAAGTAAATTCACTAAGGGTAACTTTTAAAACGCcagtaaaaaaatgttttattcgtAACAATATTGCCTACTTTTGAGTAGAACTTTGTTCTAATAGTTTGAACCGTGTTCTTATAGAACTTTATTATGCTGCCTTTCtttgtcatgttcctcgtatcgaatgaATGCTCATAGTCCATTTGcagttaggaaccagactattttgttcttccagcctcggtttggtaacatcgGTATGGacgaaattcaagatggctgcaccccTGATGAAGGTCTATAGCGTTACCGTGTTCAATtaccccccccaca
Proteins encoded in this region:
- the LOC117306638 gene encoding fibroblast growth factor receptor 2-like; this encodes MTVGNVTTSTLSIRAVDPQVDYGVYTCNSNNGIGQGDKHEIIVNGPKPNKPTGVVLTGRTSSSIAVRWSAGYDGGGTQWFHVSHKKTAVSSETFSDRIDEGVTSYNVNGLESYTEYEIKVYAQNDVDRNPIPGIIVEYTLRFTLFYNSNEGTVKIDGLNANNGKCIQLEVKREGIPGWASCGDCIETNGTFTLSYWCLQTRKRRRRAIGDVETVRARLCQMNGQLLCSDFISVKEHGREKEKPTLQRKQRSIENKQKEFGGTSVYQDVTGADKNQSDQGLCAVELSTDRTYANVLFKDKAFPRDMLKIIKELGHGAFGQVFLAEANGILKKSKATLVAVKTLKEGASPIDKKDMMQELDLMKKLPGHYNVIKLLGFDVELDPPYIIVEYLSRGNLKDLLKDSRSKGGRVYGNLHGVSKSLTSGNLVKFATDIADGMQFISSHKCIHRDLATRNILVAEDMTCKVSDFGLARDVIDNRAYERRSQGRLPLRWMAMESLLDDVYTAESDVWSFGVLLWEIVTL